The stretch of DNA TAGGTTTTAATGATGGTACGGTAATGTACCGGAATTGATTCCATTTAGAAGCTCCGTCCATTTCACTTGCTTCATATAATTCTTTCGAAACCTCCTGAAGTGCAGACAAATACACAATCATACTAAATCCAGCCTGTTGGAAAATAAATAATATACAGACAAATAACAATGCATAATGTGTATCTGCGAACCAGGTGGTATTACCAAATCCAAAGATAGAGAAAAACTTTGTTACAAATGTTCCTTCTTTAAAAAGCATCATAAACACTGTTGTAATCGCAATTTGAGAAGTAATATACGGGATAAAGAAGACAGTCCTGAAAAGACCCTTTCCTTTAATTTTCTGATTCACAAGTAAAGCCATTAATAGTCCAAGAACCGTTTGTACTGGAACAGCTACAACAACAATCTTCAAAGAGTTTAAAACGGCTCGATAAAATTCAGGATCGTTTAAAATCTTAATATAATTTCCAAATCCGATAAATTTCGCCTCATTAAGAGCTGCAAAATTCACATCCTGAAAACTTCTGATAAAAGACTCAATAAACGGATAGAAAAACCACCATCCCCATAGCACTAAAAACGGCAGTGTGAACACCCATCCAACAAATTGATCTGAATCAGCTGCAGTGCGGAACCATGACTTTTTTATCTTTTCTTTGCTGTTTATATGTCCACTGATGTTTACTCCTACACTACTACTTGTATTGTTAGCCATCTTAATCCTCCTATAACTTTCAGTAACATCCTCTTGTATGGATGATAAAAGTATTCCCGATGCCAGTGTGGAATCGGGAACTCAATATGACTAAAATTGTTTTTGTATACTATCAAGTATTTCTTTAGCAGATTTATCATTACCGCCTAAAATAACATCCTCAAGCTGCTTAATCAATTCGTCATTGAATTTCTTAGTTTCCTTTGGATAACCGAAGTCTGTGCTATACTCAATCGCTTTTTGAACTTCCTTAAACTCGGGATTTTCTTCAAAGTATTGGGCAGACAAGCTAGGAATAGATGGGTTAACACCAGTCTTCATGAAATCTTTCTGAACGTTTTCGTTTGTTAAATAGTAAGCAGCCTGGAGTGCTTCTTTTTTATGCTTTGTATCTTTTAATACTACATATGCATCAGAAATCATCGTACTTGCATTTACAGTCCCTTTAGGAATAGGGATAACAGTATATTTCAAGTTAGGATTTGCATCTTTTAAATACCCTTTATACCAGTTACCGCCAGTTGTCATTGCTGCTTTACCGTTAGCGAATACTTCACCGTCCCAGCCATATCCTAGTGTTTTCGGCGTTACCGCTAAACCTTTTTTGTACAAATCCAAGACTTTTTGTAAGCCTTCAATATTTTCAGGAGAATTGATTGTTTTCCCATTACCCCAGTCACCGCCGTAACTTTTTGTTACGTTGGTAATATGTAATGGATGAAGATTCAATCCAAGTCCATAAACATCTTTTGTTTTAAGCTTTTTAGCAGCTGCCTCAACTTCATCCCATGTTTTTGGATATTCACCAAGTCCTGCATTCTTCCACATTTCTGTATTGATAAAGAACATAGCAGGCATCTGGTTAAATGGAAGACCGTATTGCTTTCCATCAACTTTCCAAATATCTGCTCCAGCCTGATTGTAACGCTTCATGTCTACCTTAGCTGATGCTGTTAAATCATCCAGTGGTGCAAATAAGCCTTTATTAATATACTCATACGCACCTTCGTTAGAGATTTTAATAAAATCAGGTGCTACTCCTGCTGCAATTTCACCAGGAAGGTTGTTCCAAAACTGTTCACTGCTTGGATACTGTTTTACTTTTAGCTCAATATTGGGATATTCTTTTGAAATATCCTTAGCAGCTTTTGTATATACTTTTAAATCCTCTGCTGCACCCCAAAATCCAAATGTTATAGTAGTTTTCCCACCGGATTTATTTCCGCTGCCGGAAGCAGTTTCACTTTTTCCACAGCCTACTAAAGAGATAACTAATGTCAAGATAACTAATAGAGTTACTGCAAACCTTTTCATTTATATCCTCCTTATTACTAAGTGTTTATTTGATAAGGAAATAATAACGCTTTCATTCTCAAAAAAAAATTAATCATATTATGATTAATTTAAGAAAAAAACACTTTCTCTCTATTCTTTATTCAGCCAAAATCACAGTCTTTAAGGAAATGTACTTTTCTTTATTTAAATCACACTCTCTCTTTTCTAAAATCCTTCGGAGACATCCCTTCATACTTATTAAAGACAATCGCAAAATGAACCTGGCTTTTAAAACCCACCATTTCTGCAACTTCATAAATTTTATATTGATAGTCTTTTAAAAGAGCTTTTGATTTTTGAATTCGTATCTCATTAAGGTAATCAAATAATCCTATCCCTGTCTCTTTCTTAAATAATCTGCTAATGTAATTGGGACTGACATGGAATTCTTCTCCCAAACTCTTTAATGAAATGGATTCATGATAATTGAGTTCTAGATACTCAAGGATAATTTTAATGATGGGGCTATATCCCTTATTTTTAAAGGTTCCCCTACCTGAGAGGATTTCCTCAAAAACCTGATGATATAAACCTGACAGCTCGGCAAACGATTCGATTGGTTCAAATTTATCAATATATCCTAGATATTTATCTGTTTCTTCCATCATGAACAATAACCCTTCATATATTTTTCTGACCTCTTCCTTACTAAGGGTCTTCTTGTTTTGAAGGTACTGTTCCCATTCTTTTACTGTGTTAAAAAATTGCTCAAATCTTTCTTCTCTTAATTCTTTTTTCATTTTCTTAATGAAAGTTTCTTCCTGCTCATCGGCACTTACATCTTCTAAGTTTTGAAAATATAAGATTGGCTGGTCCGAGGTATAAAATGCATGGTCGAGTGCATGTTTCGCCTGTTTAAATGCGTGTTTTATATTGCTAAACTTATCTGCTGGCTTACTGATTCCATATACTGTTTCAATATTCAAGAATCTTTTTAATGATTGGTTTATGTGATGTACTTTTTCATAAATGATTGTGTAGGTGTTTTGTGCGCTTTTTATGTCACTATTACTGAAAATGAGTGAAAACAAGTTATCCTCTATTTGTAAAAATTCTACTACCTTATCCTTAACTAACAGTTCCTTTAACAAATTCAGAATCGAATTTTGCAATAATGCAGCGTCATTTTCACGATATCTTTCAAGGATTTTTTTATATTCTTTCACTTTAAATAACACGACTAAGATGTTATTCCCTTTAAAGTTCAACTGCTTCACTGCTTTTTCTTTTCCTATTAGTAAGTTTCTAATAATGGCTTCCATTGGTTTTGAATCATGGTCATAGTTTTTTTCTTTATCTGTTTGTTCGACCGACAATTCTTCTTGTATTTTGGAAACTACCTTCAAAATTTCCTGATCATTCATATTCGGTTTATGAAAATAATCATCCGCCCCTAATTTCATTGCCTTTTTTACCGTTTCGAGGTCATCAAAACTACTTAATATGATCACTTTCGAATGGATTCCTCGTTCTTTCATCTCTATTAAAACTTCCAATCCATCCTTTTTAGGCATTTTTATATCCAATAAAACAAGATCTGGATTTCGCTCCAGCATGAGCTGAATAGCTTCCTCCCCATCTCCTGCTTCGCCAACAATAGTTATTCCATACGACTGCCAATCAATTGACGACTTTATTCCGATCCGTACTAAAGGTTCATCATCTACAATTAGGATTCTCATAAAAATCACCTTTTTCTAATCCTCTATTAAAAAGATTACTTTATTATTGGAACAATCAATTTGGCCAATGTCCCGCCTGTCTCCTGGGAGGTTATCCATAATCCGTAGTTTTCTCCAAAATTCAACTGAATTCTTTTTCTAATGTTGCTTATCCCGATTGAATTCAACTGGTCACTACCTTCTTTATTCAACAGTTCACTGTCGAAATCACCATCTGTTATCCCCCTGCCATTATCACAAACCTTCATAACAATGTCTTGGAAATCTTCATAAATCTGAATACTTATTTTTCCTTTATAATCAATATCATCAAAAGCATGAAAGACAGCATTTTCAACTAATGGTTGAAGAAGAAATTTGATGGTCTTATATTCCAATACAGAAGGTTCAATCTCGAATGAAACTTCAAATTTATTAAAATATCGGAATTCCAATATCTTAGTATAATTTTTAATAAATTC from Bacillus sp. SLBN-46 encodes:
- a CDS encoding sugar ABC transporter permease, which encodes MANNTSSSVGVNISGHINSKEKIKKSWFRTAADSDQFVGWVFTLPFLVLWGWWFFYPFIESFIRSFQDVNFAALNEAKFIGFGNYIKILNDPEFYRAVLNSLKIVVVAVPVQTVLGLLMALLVNQKIKGKGLFRTVFFIPYITSQIAITTVFMMLFKEGTFVTKFFSIFGFGNTTWFADTHYALLFVCILFIFQQAGFSMIVYLSALQEVSKELYEASEMDGASKWNQFRYITVPSLKPITFFVVSVSTILGFQIYDQIAAISRYGALGSPAGATSTVVTYFYQHGIRYMNIGYGSAAVILFFFIIMFVTFLQKKFLDEKE
- a CDS encoding sugar ABC transporter substrate-binding protein, coding for MKRFAVTLLVILTLVISLVGCGKSETASGSGNKSGGKTTITFGFWGAAEDLKVYTKAAKDISKEYPNIELKVKQYPSSEQFWNNLPGEIAAGVAPDFIKISNEGAYEYINKGLFAPLDDLTASAKVDMKRYNQAGADIWKVDGKQYGLPFNQMPAMFFINTEMWKNAGLGEYPKTWDEVEAAAKKLKTKDVYGLGLNLHPLHITNVTKSYGGDWGNGKTINSPENIEGLQKVLDLYKKGLAVTPKTLGYGWDGEVFANGKAAMTTGGNWYKGYLKDANPNLKYTVIPIPKGTVNASTMISDAYVVLKDTKHKKEALQAAYYLTNENVQKDFMKTGVNPSIPSLSAQYFEENPEFKEVQKAIEYSTDFGYPKETKKFNDELIKQLEDVILGGNDKSAKEILDSIQKQF
- a CDS encoding response regulator, with the protein product MRILIVDDEPLVRIGIKSSIDWQSYGITIVGEAGDGEEAIQLMLERNPDLVLLDIKMPKKDGLEVLIEMKERGIHSKVIILSSFDDLETVKKAMKLGADDYFHKPNMNDQEILKVVSKIQEELSVEQTDKEKNYDHDSKPMEAIIRNLLIGKEKAVKQLNFKGNNILVVLFKVKEYKKILERYRENDAALLQNSILNLLKELLVKDKVVEFLQIEDNLFSLIFSNSDIKSAQNTYTIIYEKVHHINQSLKRFLNIETVYGISKPADKFSNIKHAFKQAKHALDHAFYTSDQPILYFQNLEDVSADEQEETFIKKMKKELREERFEQFFNTVKEWEQYLQNKKTLSKEEVRKIYEGLLFMMEETDKYLGYIDKFEPIESFAELSGLYHQVFEEILSGRGTFKNKGYSPIIKIILEYLELNYHESISLKSLGEEFHVSPNYISRLFKKETGIGLFDYLNEIRIQKSKALLKDYQYKIYEVAEMVGFKSQVHFAIVFNKYEGMSPKDFRKERV